The Pelotomaculum isophthalicicum JI genomic sequence AATGAACTTATCGGTTTGGGTATTACAATCTACTTTGAAATGGAGTGGCTGGATTCGTCTGATTGGCGCATGCAAAAAATCATTACCGCAGCTGCGGCTGTTGCTCAAAGTGAGAGTGAATCAAAGAGTGCGAATATCAAGTGGGGAATTCAACGTAGTTTTGAAAAAGGGCATATAAAGCTGAATCATACTAACTTCCTTGGTTATACGAAAGACGAGAACGGTAAACTGGTTATTGTGGAGGAAGAAGCTGAAATTGTCCGGCTCATTTATGATTTATATCTGAATGGTTACGGTTGCCGTAAAATCAAGTCTTATCTTGAAAAGAACGGTATAAAAACTGTGACAGGGAAAGGAGAATGGAGCACATCTACCATTGATCGGATTCTTTCTAATGAAAAATATATCGGCACAGTATTGTCACAGAAAACTTTTGTTAAGGACTGCTTGACACATAAGCAGGTGAAAAATAAACGGTGAACTGCCAATGTATCTCATAGAGAAGAATCATGAAGCGATCATCACCAAAGAGGTTTTCGAGAAAGTGCAGCGTAGGAAGTCTTCATAGGTTCGATAATACGCAAACACAAAGTATCCCAACTTTGTTGCGTGCATAACATCAATTTTAATTAGGGCGAATTCACCCTAATAAAAAAGTATATTCAAGAAAAAGTATATTCAAGACCAATTGATAAGAGACTTTTGGCCTTTTCTCTCCTAAAACTACAAATAGCGCTATTTTTCTAGAAAATAATCAACTTATCGATGGAATCCGTTGTATTGTTCGCGGTATGGATGTATAATGAAATATACAGAGTTTTCCTATAAAGGACTGGATTTATGGATTATATCACAGCGCGAGAAGCATCAAGGCTATGGGGAATTACACAGCGGAGGGTCCAGGTGCTTTGCGCTCAAGGAAAGGTGCCCGGTGCTGTCCTTTTTGGAAACGCTTGGGCAATACCGAAAGATGCGGAAAAGCCGAGAGACGGAAGGTATAAGAAGAATAAACCGGAAAAGGAATAGAAATTCGGGAGAATGATACGATGAAACTGCTCCATATTGCCGATCTGCACATCGGAAAGCGTGTCAATG encodes the following:
- a CDS encoding recombinase family protein, yielding MKNIIEIPASKKEILRVAAYCRVSTAYEEQRTSLDSQIQYYTDYINNHEGWVLAGIYSEQASGTRFDNRTAFSRMMKDCRAGKIDYIITKSISRFGRNTLPFLRSFNELIGLGITIYFEMEWLDSSDWRMQKIITAAAAVAQSESESKSANIKWGIQRSFEKGHIKLNHTNFLGYTKDENGKLVIVEEEAEIVRLIYDLYLNGYGCRKIKSYLEKNGIKTVTGKGEWSTSTIDRILSNEKYIGTVLSQKTFVKDCLTHKQVKNKR
- a CDS encoding recombinase family protein, whose amino-acid sequence is MYLIEKNHEAIITKEVFEKVQRRKSS